One genomic window of Halolamina sediminis includes the following:
- a CDS encoding YbjQ family protein: protein MQTSTTETIAGEEIAETLGTVRGNTVRARNVGRDFTQSLRNLIGGEMKAYTELLSDSREQAEERMIEEAEAMGADAVVSMRFETSEIAGTGAEMLAYGTAVKLE, encoded by the coding sequence ATGCAGACCTCCACCACCGAGACGATCGCGGGCGAGGAGATCGCGGAGACGCTGGGCACGGTCCGCGGGAACACCGTCAGGGCCCGCAACGTCGGTCGGGACTTCACCCAGAGCCTGCGGAACCTGATCGGCGGCGAGATGAAGGCGTACACCGAACTACTGTCGGACTCCCGCGAGCAGGCCGAGGAGCGCATGATCGAGGAGGCCGAGGCGATGGGCGCCGACGCGGTGGTCTCGATGCGCTTCGAGACCTCCGAGATCGCCGGCACGGGCGCGGAGATGCTGGCCTACGGGACGGCCGTGAAACTGGAGTAG
- the mce gene encoding methylmalonyl-CoA epimerase, whose product MEFDHAGVATDDAAETAALFGDLLGAETVHEETDEERGMRFVFLDLGNGYIEVIEPLDDTSTIADYVAEDGPGLHHVAFATDDAAAALAHARDLGVETIDDEPRPGAWGHDIAFLHPRDTTGVLVEFVEH is encoded by the coding sequence ATGGAGTTCGACCATGCGGGCGTCGCGACCGACGACGCCGCCGAGACCGCCGCGCTGTTCGGCGACCTGCTGGGCGCCGAGACCGTCCACGAGGAGACCGACGAGGAACGCGGGATGCGCTTCGTCTTCCTCGATCTGGGCAACGGCTACATCGAAGTGATCGAACCGCTCGACGACACGAGCACGATCGCCGACTACGTCGCCGAGGACGGCCCGGGGCTCCACCACGTCGCGTTTGCGACCGACGACGCGGCCGCGGCGCTCGCTCACGCCCGCGACCTGGGCGTCGAGACCATCGACGACGAGCCCCGGCCGGGGGCGTGGGGCCACGATATCGCGTTCCTCCATCCCCGGGATACCACGGGGGTATTGGTGGAGTTCGTGGAGCATTGA